Proteins co-encoded in one Gossypium arboreum isolate Shixiya-1 chromosome 11, ASM2569848v2, whole genome shotgun sequence genomic window:
- the LOC128284231 gene encoding disease resistance protein RPV1-like: MEELDDDESIKLFCQRAFKSNHPTEFHQLKLSQMVLSFANGNPLAIKVIGSSLCGKTQSYQESEAKKLKQVPKPDIQKLLKWSFDGLECEEKEMFLDIACFFKGEDRDFVTRIMEACYLSAYSRIENLIDKSLIYVSENEIKMHDLLQQMGWDIVYNESPSEPERRSRLWIPDDIYDVLIENSGTKTLKGMLLDMSRIPKLELKAEAFVKMRKLKFLKFYLPSTFGRVQMKPKILLPQGLLSLPNELRYLYWEGYPLKTLPNQF, encoded by the exons ATGGAGGAATTAGATGACGATGAATCTATTAAGCTCTTTTGTCAACGTGCCTTCAAAAGCAATCATCCCACAGAATTTCATCAGTTGAAGCTATCACAGATGGTTTTAAGTTTTGCTAATGGAAACCCTTTAGCTATTAAAGTTATCGGATCCTCTCTTTGTGGCAAGACACAAAGCTACCAGGAAAGTGAAGCAAAGAAACTAAAGCAAGTTCCTAAGCCGGACATTCAAAAACTGTTGAAATGGAGTTTTGATGGACTAGAATGTGAAGAGAAAGAAATGTTTCTTGACATTGCTTGTTTCTTTAAAGGGGAGGATCGAGACTTTGTAACAAGGATTATGGAAGCTTGTTATCTTTCTGCATATTCAAGAATTGAGAACCTCATTGATAAATCTCTTATATATGTTTCAGAAAATGAGATAAAAATGCATGATTTATTGCAACAGATGGGTTGGGATATCGTTTACAACGAATCACCTTCAGAGCCTGAAAGACGCAGTAGGCTGTGGATTCCTGATGACATCTATGACGTGCTAATAGAAAACAGT GGGACAAAAACACTCAAAGGCATGCTACTTGACATGTCTAGAATTCCAAAATTGGAATTAAAAGCAGAAGCCTTTGTGAAGATGCGAAAACTTAAATTCCTCAAGTTCTATCTTCCTTCTACGTTTGGAAGGGTTCAAATGAAACCCAAAATCCTCCTACCTCAAGGGCTTTTATCACTTCCAAATGAGTTAAGGTACCTTTATTGGGAGGGATACCCTTTGAAAACTTTACCTAACCAGTTTTGA